DNA sequence from the Aureibacillus halotolerans genome:
GAGGCAGGAGCCACGACCTTTATTTACACGGATATTTCCAAAGATGGAACGTTGACCGGTCCAAATACAAGCGGCATTGTCGCTTTAGCAAAGGAAACTGGGGTTGAGGTGATCGCCTCAGGTGGTGTAAGCTGTTTAGACGATGTGAAGGAGCTACAACGCTTTGTTTCTGACGGGGTTGGCGGTGTCATTATTGGAAAAGCGATTTATGATGGTCGCTTCAAGCTAGAGGAAGCTTTGGATGTGACTGCAACATGATTACAAAACGAATTATCCCGTGTTTGGATGTAAAGGATGGTCGCGTCGTCAAAGGCGTTCAGTTTGTTGAGCTTCGAGATGCTGGGGATCCCGTAGAGCTCGCCCGCTTTTACAACGAGCAGGGGGCTGACGAGCTTGTGTTTTTGGACATTTCCGCCTCACATGAAGGACGAGAAACCATGGCGGATGTCGTTCAACAGGTGGCCGCAACCTTGGCCATCCCCTTTACCGTTGGCGGAGGCATCAATACGTTAGAAGATATGAAAAAGATCTTACGCGCTGGTGCCGATAAGGTGTCTGTGAACACAGCAGCCCTTTTAAGACCAGAGCTCATTAATGAAGGATCAGATTACTTTGGTGCACAGTGTATCGTGACGGCGATCGATGCCAGGTATGAACAAGATGAAGATGACTTTTTTGTCTACACTCATGGGGGCAGGAAGCCTACTGGAAAACGGGCACTCGATTGGGCAAGGGAAGTTGAGCGTCGAGGAGCTGGAGAAATTCTTTTAACAAGCATGGACGCAGACGGATCGAAAGCGGGCTTTCACCTTGACCTAACAGCATCTATTGGAGAAGCTGTAGGAATTCCTGTAATTGCTTCTGGAGGAGCAGGGAAAGCTGAGGATTTTTTTGATGTTTTCTCGAAGGCTAATGCAGATGCTGCCCTCGCTGCGTCTATTTTTCATTACAAGGAAACATCTGTTGAGGAAGTG
Encoded proteins:
- the hisF gene encoding imidazole glycerol phosphate synthase subunit HisF; this translates as MITKRIIPCLDVKDGRVVKGVQFVELRDAGDPVELARFYNEQGADELVFLDISASHEGRETMADVVQQVAATLAIPFTVGGGINTLEDMKKILRAGADKVSVNTAALLRPELINEGSDYFGAQCIVTAIDARYEQDEDDFFVYTHGGRKPTGKRALDWAREVERRGAGEILLTSMDADGSKAGFHLDLTASIGEAVGIPVIASGGAGKAEDFFDVFSKANADAALAASIFHYKETSVEEVKDYLRQKGVHVR